One Clavelina lepadiformis chromosome 1, kaClaLepa1.1, whole genome shotgun sequence genomic region harbors:
- the LOC143444176 gene encoding uncharacterized protein LOC143444176: MVIVLITILNLCCSYPTKEMKIKMAESIVQSFPQLKYNRDGLAGFEHFYDPIKGGGYLENRLKTMRKRMSPDAKAYKKRRNATKRKNESDTESSSGTSQSRGSNDIRMSLSGLIEKKKILQNCVPSVANQMEIFALTDQTFELRRQDIALDNLSMTKFLKEYPRFSDVNERILFEREFELMHPEAKSLSLVLDEKFCRAVEKVALIRLKNITSSNITENKLHTIHMLEKLLPPLNFRGKGCQSQSHAIFQFAGAGTDPTNFAVHKDPGLTQPFLLAVGNSSQPDQYYIVADFSVIYVGNDVVRALYRLFCSFWVCNISYYPRLAPFYNLLEVLVINKTPVCSVKTVLAAINAVQNTAILHVLVIL, encoded by the exons ATGGTGATTGTCTTAATAACTATCCTTAATTTATGTTGCAGTTATCCTACAAAggaaatgaaaataaagatGGCAGAGAGCATTGTCCAATCATTTCCTCAATTGAAATACAACAGGGACGGATTAGCTGGCTTC GAACATTTCTATGACCCTATCAAAGGAGGTGGCTACCTTGAAAACAGGTTGAAAACAATGCGAAAACGAATGTCGCCTGACGCAAAGGCATACAAAAAACgaagaaatgcaacaaaacgCAAAAATGAATCAGATACAGAGAGTTCAAGCGGAACATCTCAATCCAGGGGAAGCAATGACATTCGCATGTCGCTGTCTGGTTTAATAGAAAAG AAGAAGATACTGCAAAATTGTGTTCCTTCGGTAGCAAATCAGATGGAAATATTTGCGCTAACCGATCAAACATTTGAATTGAGACGACAAGACATTGCGCTTGACAACCTTTCCATGACGAAGTTTCTAAAAGAATATCCCAGATTTTCAGATGTTAATGAGCGTATTTTG TTTGAAAGAGAGTTTGAATTAATGCATCCAGAAGCAAAAAGCTTGAGTCTGGTACTGGATGAAAAGTTTTGTAGAGCAGTAGAAAAAGTTGCACTGATACGTCTGAAGAATATAACATCAAGCAACATAACTGAGA ACAAACTTCACACAATTCACATGCTGGAAAAGTTGCTTCCGCCATTAAACTTCCGCGGAAAGGGTTGTCAGTCACAATCGCAtgctatttttcaatttgctgGG GCTGGCACGGACCCAACAAACTTTGCCGTCCACAAAGATCCTGGACTGACTCAGCCATTCCTTTTAGCCGTGGGCAACAGCAGCCAACCTGATCAATATTACATTGTTGCCGATTTTTCCGTCATTTATGTTGGAAATGACGTGGTGCGTGCTTTATACCGCTTGTTCTGTTCGTTTTGGGTATGTAATATCTCCTACTACCCCAGACTTGCACCATTCTACAATCTTCTTGAAGTGCTGGTTATAAACAAAACCCCAGTgtgctcagttaaaactgttCTTGCTGCCATCAATGCTGTGCAAAACACTGCAATACTGCATGTATTGGTGATACTGTAG
- the LOC143462863 gene encoding uncharacterized protein LOC143462863, giving the protein MDRQVVGERPYQCDVCDKSFTQSSSLKGHVRTHTGERNYHCKFCEKLFTQSQHLKTHMRMHTGERPYQCQVCLKTFITSGSLQGHMRMHTGEKPYQCQICVKSFTRSGHLKTHMRIHTGERPYQCQFCEKLFTQSQHLKSHMRMHTGERPYQCQVCLKTFTTSGSLQGHMRMHTGEKPYQCQVCLKSFTTSNHLKAHMRIHTSERPYHCQVCLKSFTQSNNLKSHLRIHTGEQPYHCQVCLKSFTTSNHLKAHMRSFTKSGNLKTHMRMHTGERPYHCQVCLKSFTTSNNLKAHMRIHTGEQPYHCQVCLKSFTTSNHLKTHLRIHTGDKPYQCQVCLKSFTTSGNLKTHMRIHTGERPYHCQVCLKSFTTSNNLKVHMRIHTGDKPYQC; this is encoded by the exons ATGGATCGTCAAGTAGTTG gtgagcgaccttatcaatgcgatgtatgcgacaagtcatttacccaaagcagcaGTTTGAAAGGTCATGTAAGaactcatactggagagcgtaattatcactgcaagttttgtgaaaagttatttactcaaagccaacatttaaaaactcatatgcGAATGCACACAGGTGAACGAccatatcaatgccaggtgtgcctCAAGACATTTATCACAAGTGGAAGTTTGCAAggtcatatgagaatgcacactggtgagaaaccttatcagtgccaaatttgtgtcaagtcatttaccagaAGTGGacatttgaaaactcatatgagaatccacactggtgagcgaccttatcagtgccaa ttttgtgaaaagttatttactcaaagccaacatttaaaatctcatatgagaatgcacacaggtgaacgaccatatcaatgccaggtgtgcctcaagacatttaccacaagtggaagtttgcaaggtcatatgagaatgcacactggtgagaaaccttatcagtgccaagtttgcctcaagtcatttaccacaagcaaccatttaaaagctcatatgagaatccacactagtgagcgaccttatcattgtcaagtttgcctcaagtcatttacccaaagcaacaatttaaaatctcatctgagaatccacactggtgagcaaccttatcattgccaagtttgcctcaagtcatttaccacaagcaaccatttaaaagctcatatgaga TCATTTACCAAAAgtggaaatttgaaaactcatatgagaatgcacactggtgagcgaccttatcattgtcaagtttgcctcaagtcatttaccacaagcaacaatttaaaagctcatatgagaatccacactggtgagcaaccttatcattgccaagtttgcctcaagtcatttaccacaagcaaccatttaaaaactcatctgagaatccacactggtgataaaccttatcagtgccaagtttgcctcaagtcatttaccacaagtggaaatttgaaaactcatatgagaatccacactggtgagcgaccttatcattgtcaagtttgcctcaagtcatttaccacaagcaacaatttaaaagttcatatgagaatccacactggtgataAACCTTATCAGTGCTAA